Proteins from a genomic interval of uncultured Desulfuromusa sp.:
- a CDS encoding transporter substrate-binding domain-containing protein, whose amino-acid sequence MKRLISGAFILLGVMLPVNTTAESLTFSYIERPPYYFTSPSGAADGFLVTRTKKILQAAGIEAQFLSLTPNKINYILRYANVPHCSIGWFKKPERELFAKFTKPIYQNQPLVILTTKERKKHFKDAKTLAEIFTNRALTIARMGSFSYGTYVDQLLEKLSPKSRFYSKKQSSLLQALHANQASYMLIAPEEIEQIILTAKLPAEEFVKIPLEEIPHGNLRYLMCGHAVSDNLMAQLNSAIAKLYPTMD is encoded by the coding sequence ATGAAACGTTTAATCTCAGGTGCTTTTATTCTCCTTGGTGTCATGCTGCCCGTGAACACCACTGCAGAATCATTGACCTTCTCCTACATTGAGAGACCTCCTTACTATTTTACTTCACCTTCGGGAGCTGCTGACGGTTTCCTGGTTACAAGAACAAAGAAAATTCTACAAGCAGCAGGGATAGAAGCTCAATTCCTCTCTCTAACTCCAAATAAAATTAATTATATTCTCCGCTACGCAAATGTTCCCCATTGCTCAATCGGCTGGTTTAAGAAGCCGGAGCGGGAATTATTTGCAAAATTCACAAAACCTATCTACCAAAATCAACCGCTCGTTATCCTGACCACCAAAGAAAGAAAAAAACACTTCAAAGACGCTAAAACATTAGCGGAAATCTTCACCAACAGAGCGCTGACAATTGCGCGAATGGGTTCCTTTTCCTACGGGACTTACGTTGATCAACTCCTTGAAAAGCTCTCCCCTAAAAGCCGGTTTTATTCTAAAAAACAGTCCAGCTTACTTCAGGCTCTGCATGCGAACCAGGCTTCATACATGTTAATTGCACCTGAGGAAATTGAACAGATAATTTTGACAGCTAAATTACCGGCAGAAGAATTTGTCAAAATCCCTCTGGAAGAAATTCCACATGGAAATTTACGCTATTTAATGTGTGGCCATGCCGTCAGTGATAACTTGATGGCACAGTTGAACTCTGCCATAGCCAAATTATATCCAACGATGGATTAA